One segment of Curtobacterium poinsettiae DNA contains the following:
- the wecB gene encoding non-hydrolyzing UDP-N-acetylglucosamine 2-epimerase: MKTIGIVFGTRPEAVKYAPLIHALRGDERFRTVLISTGQHREMLTSTLDEFGITPDVDLAVMKDGQSLSEVTHRILEGLCSGNHLDGLDAVLVHGDTATTLAGALAGLHAQVPVIHVEAGLRSGNNSSPFPEEANRKLVGQIAALHLAPTPGNHANLIREGIRESAITVTGNTIVDALAWGMQNLRSYGDPRLEDLDTDPRRVILATTHRRESHGQPMLEIAEALADIATRDDVRIVVPLHLNPKVRSVLVPVLSGIDNVDLVDPLPYLSFCRLLRRSDVILSDSSGAEEEGPALGKPTLVLREVTERSESILTGSSRLVSRHRGQIVAEAQRLLNDPEAYAEMSNAINPYGDGRATDRTIAAIANYFGMGPAVMPFVPGADVVPSLA; encoded by the coding sequence ATGAAGACCATCGGCATCGTCTTCGGCACTCGCCCCGAAGCCGTCAAGTACGCACCGCTCATCCACGCACTCCGAGGCGACGAGCGTTTCCGCACCGTGCTCATCTCCACCGGTCAGCACCGGGAGATGCTCACCAGCACGCTCGACGAGTTCGGCATCACGCCGGACGTCGACCTCGCGGTCATGAAGGACGGGCAGAGCCTGTCCGAGGTCACGCACCGGATCCTCGAAGGTCTGTGCTCGGGGAACCACCTCGACGGCCTCGACGCAGTGCTCGTGCACGGAGACACCGCGACGACCCTCGCCGGCGCGCTCGCCGGACTGCACGCGCAGGTCCCCGTCATCCACGTCGAAGCGGGTCTCCGCTCCGGGAACAACTCGTCACCGTTCCCAGAGGAGGCGAACCGCAAGCTCGTCGGTCAGATCGCCGCGCTCCACCTCGCGCCGACACCGGGGAACCACGCGAACCTCATCCGAGAAGGAATCCGAGAGAGCGCGATCACGGTCACGGGCAACACCATCGTCGACGCTCTCGCCTGGGGGATGCAGAACCTCCGCTCCTACGGCGACCCCCGTCTCGAGGACCTCGACACGGATCCCCGACGCGTCATCCTCGCGACCACGCACCGCCGAGAGAGCCACGGACAGCCGATGCTCGAGATCGCTGAGGCCCTCGCGGACATCGCGACCCGCGACGACGTCCGCATCGTCGTGCCGTTGCACCTGAACCCGAAGGTCCGCTCGGTGCTGGTCCCGGTCCTGTCGGGCATCGACAACGTGGACCTCGTCGACCCGCTGCCGTACCTGTCGTTCTGCCGACTGCTCCGTCGGAGTGACGTCATCCTGTCGGACAGCTCGGGGGCTGAAGAAGAAGGCCCCGCCCTGGGGAAGCCGACGCTCGTGCTCCGTGAGGTCACGGAACGCAGCGAGTCGATCCTCACCGGCTCGTCCCGCCTCGTCAGCCGGCATCGTGGCCAGATCGTCGCTGAGGCGCAGCGCCTCCTGAACGACCCGGAGGCCTACGCGGAGATGTCGAACGCGATCAACCCGTACGGTGACGGACGCGCGACCGACCGGACCATCGCGGCCATCGCAAACTACTTCGGCATGGGGCCGGCCGTCATGCCCTTCGTCCCCGGCGCCGACGTGGTGCCCTCGCTCGCATGA
- a CDS encoding MFS transporter — MPAGLVALAIGGFGIGLTEFVILGLLPEVATDFAVSIPQAGYLVSGYAVSVAFGGVFVTAVTASMRPKTVLCTLMVLFIVGNLVSAVASGFGVMLVGRIIAALCHGAFFGIGSVLAASLVPADRRARAISIMFLGLTIANVLGVPLGTFLGQSYGWRSTFWTITAIGIIALLGLLAFIPTRAAEQRPAGQFRRELSAFRNGQVWLSILVTVFGFGAMFGTFTYVAPILTDVAGFPDAAVPWMLVLFGGGLFVGNIVGGRAADVQLDRTLLVLLGALIVVLVGFAIVAGTPWAAGLALFLLGAVGFASVPGMQMRVLEFASAAPTLASGVNISAFNAGNAIGAWLGGLTITAGLGYRSPIIVGAALATTALILMIAAASAHRRRSASSPTAAPRPVTIPS; from the coding sequence GTGCCCGCCGGTCTCGTCGCGCTCGCGATCGGTGGGTTCGGCATCGGCCTGACTGAGTTCGTCATCCTCGGATTGCTCCCCGAGGTCGCGACGGACTTCGCCGTGTCCATCCCCCAGGCGGGGTACCTCGTGTCCGGCTACGCCGTCAGCGTCGCATTCGGCGGTGTCTTCGTCACGGCGGTCACGGCGTCGATGCGACCGAAGACGGTGCTGTGCACCCTGATGGTGCTCTTCATCGTCGGCAACCTCGTCTCCGCCGTGGCGAGCGGGTTCGGAGTGATGCTCGTGGGCCGGATCATCGCGGCCCTGTGCCACGGCGCGTTCTTCGGGATCGGTTCGGTGCTCGCCGCCTCGCTCGTCCCGGCGGACCGACGGGCGCGAGCGATCTCGATCATGTTCCTCGGACTCACGATCGCCAACGTGCTCGGGGTTCCGCTCGGCACGTTCCTGGGACAGTCGTACGGCTGGCGGTCGACGTTCTGGACCATCACGGCGATCGGCATCATCGCGCTCCTCGGCCTGCTGGCGTTCATCCCGACACGGGCCGCGGAACAGCGACCGGCAGGACAGTTCCGCCGAGAGCTCTCGGCGTTCCGCAACGGGCAAGTGTGGCTGTCGATCCTCGTGACGGTCTTCGGCTTCGGTGCGATGTTCGGCACGTTCACCTACGTCGCACCGATCCTCACCGACGTCGCTGGTTTCCCTGACGCAGCGGTTCCGTGGATGCTCGTGCTGTTCGGTGGCGGACTGTTCGTCGGCAACATCGTCGGCGGACGCGCCGCGGACGTGCAGCTCGACCGGACGCTCCTCGTGCTGCTCGGCGCACTGATAGTCGTCCTCGTCGGCTTCGCGATCGTCGCGGGCACACCGTGGGCAGCAGGCCTCGCACTCTTCCTGCTCGGTGCCGTCGGCTTCGCGTCCGTACCGGGGATGCAGATGCGCGTCCTCGAGTTCGCCTCTGCGGCCCCGACCCTGGCATCGGGCGTCAACATCTCCGCCTTCAACGCGGGGAACGCCATCGGCGCCTGGTTGGGCGGTCTCACGATCACCGCTGGTCTGGGCTACCGGTCGCCGATCATCGTCGGCGCTGCGCTCGCCACCACGGCGCTCATCCTCATGATCGCGGCAGCGAGCGCGCATCGGCGCCGCTCCGCATCGTCTCCCACAGCGGCTCCACGCCCCGTCACCATCCCCTCCTGA
- a CDS encoding FG-GAP repeat domain-containing protein: MTLEALRPASPALALTPPSFDSETVTDFLRDGYWLEAADVDGDGNLDLIGYGLTVGEIYWYKSPTWEKHLIVDRIKEPVGADTGDITGNGLPDLVVCYQLYGPGGTIHHADGGGGKIDWLENPGDPATATENWKRHYVGRATGMHRLRVGHFSRTDRVQIIGFPIVAVEDVHAVLPVMLFTQPDDPTAEWDAEVISRTDFRMIHGVASKPGLIPGSALDTILMASDEGVTWLYYDDVTGRFAWEHIGDGESSQFEQTTFKGSGDVDGGRIGDDPLAYVAAIEPFHGNTVAVYTRTTADATASTWQRHLLDIYGDPNENGEGPGHTVMCRDFDGDGDDEFLIGLRGPDPWQGAFYYKAVDLEKGLFVKWKVSSESIARIVAGDFEGRGIDDFATISYSVPHYFVAPKAEITLHRNRTPQEG, translated from the coding sequence ATGACACTCGAAGCACTCCGCCCCGCGTCGCCGGCCCTGGCGCTCACCCCGCCGTCGTTCGACTCGGAGACCGTCACCGACTTCCTCCGGGACGGCTACTGGCTCGAAGCAGCCGACGTCGACGGCGACGGCAACCTCGACCTCATCGGCTACGGCCTGACCGTCGGGGAGATCTACTGGTACAAGTCCCCAACGTGGGAGAAGCACCTCATCGTCGACCGGATCAAGGAACCGGTCGGTGCCGACACGGGCGACATCACCGGCAACGGGCTGCCCGACCTGGTCGTCTGCTACCAGCTGTACGGTCCGGGCGGAACCATCCACCACGCCGACGGCGGCGGCGGCAAGATCGACTGGCTGGAGAACCCCGGTGACCCGGCCACGGCCACCGAGAACTGGAAGCGACACTACGTCGGCCGGGCGACCGGCATGCATCGCCTCCGTGTCGGGCACTTCTCCCGGACCGACCGCGTCCAGATCATCGGGTTCCCGATCGTCGCGGTCGAGGACGTGCACGCGGTCCTCCCGGTGATGTTGTTCACCCAACCCGACGACCCCACTGCGGAATGGGACGCCGAAGTGATCAGCCGCACCGATTTCCGGATGATCCACGGCGTCGCCAGCAAACCCGGTCTCATCCCCGGTTCCGCTCTGGACACCATCCTGATGGCGTCCGACGAAGGCGTCACTTGGCTCTACTACGACGATGTGACCGGACGGTTCGCCTGGGAACACATCGGCGACGGTGAGTCGAGCCAGTTCGAGCAGACGACGTTCAAGGGCTCCGGCGACGTCGACGGGGGCCGGATCGGGGACGACCCCCTGGCATACGTCGCCGCGATCGAACCGTTCCACGGCAACACCGTCGCGGTGTACACGCGGACCACCGCCGACGCCACGGCGTCGACGTGGCAGCGGCACCTCCTCGACATCTACGGCGACCCGAACGAGAACGGTGAGGGCCCCGGTCACACGGTGATGTGTCGTGACTTCGACGGTGACGGCGACGACGAGTTCCTGATCGGCCTCCGCGGGCCGGATCCCTGGCAGGGCGCCTTCTACTACAAGGCAGTCGACTTGGAGAAGGGGCTGTTCGTGAAGTGGAAGGTGTCCAGCGAATCCATCGCCCGCATCGTCGCGGGTGACTTCGAAGGCCGCGGGATCGACGACTTCGCCACCATCTCGTACTCGGTGCCGCACTACTTCGTCGCGCCGAAGGCCGAGATCACCCTCCACCGCAACCGCACGCCCCAGGAAGGCTGA
- a CDS encoding FAD-dependent oxidoreductase: MQAKTSTEVPPPKNRVGRRGFLVGSAGTAAAGAMMALENGNPLGAMASETNHDARTVAGATITASDSRYLDMMTGNNVRFVARPDYIRLIGSAKDAESAVRSAVRTGKKLSVRSGGHCFADFVCNPEVEVILDLSTMTDVYYDPAMRAFAVEPGARLLNVYEKLFKGWGVTIPGGICYSVGAGGHIAGGGYGLLTRAHGLVVDHLHAVEVVTVDEHGTVSTHVATRESKGALGDLWWAHTGGGGGNFGIVTKYWFRSPGATGTNPSDLLVKAPSRVLVSALSFPWDQVDETAFRRLMTNWNTWHERYKDPGTPESNLSSLFNLNHRAHGSLGMFTQIDADAPDAAGVLHRFIAAITAGVDVSSEPMTAPSGELPALPDFYETKQISWMQATRTVGTNNPTITNPTSRGAHKSAYFKKGFTDRQLGVMWKQMTRTDFTNPDTMMVVFSFGGQVNAVAEDATANAQRDTIFKICLQTFWQDEKDDAFYLGWERETFEGLFPETGGAPVPGDQMDGCYINYPDVDMADPKRNRSGVPWSTLYYKGNYPRLQRAKRRWDPANHFTHKLGVELPPRKDGNR; this comes from the coding sequence ATGCAGGCGAAGACCAGCACCGAAGTACCTCCCCCGAAGAACAGGGTCGGCCGACGGGGGTTCCTGGTCGGCTCTGCCGGCACAGCCGCGGCCGGGGCGATGATGGCGCTCGAGAACGGCAACCCGCTCGGAGCGATGGCGTCCGAGACGAACCACGATGCGCGCACGGTGGCAGGAGCCACGATCACGGCGAGTGATTCCCGGTACCTGGACATGATGACGGGCAACAACGTCCGATTCGTCGCTCGGCCCGACTACATCCGGCTCATCGGTTCGGCGAAGGACGCGGAGAGTGCGGTCCGATCGGCAGTCCGCACCGGCAAGAAGCTCTCCGTCCGCAGCGGCGGCCACTGCTTCGCCGACTTCGTGTGCAACCCGGAGGTCGAGGTCATCCTTGACCTCTCCACGATGACGGACGTGTACTACGACCCCGCGATGCGCGCGTTCGCCGTCGAGCCCGGTGCACGGCTGCTGAACGTGTACGAGAAGCTCTTCAAGGGGTGGGGTGTCACGATCCCGGGAGGCATCTGTTACAGCGTCGGCGCTGGCGGCCACATCGCCGGTGGTGGGTACGGCCTGCTCACCCGTGCACACGGCCTGGTGGTCGATCACCTCCACGCGGTCGAGGTCGTGACCGTCGACGAGCACGGCACGGTCTCGACGCATGTGGCCACTCGTGAGTCCAAGGGGGCGCTCGGCGACCTCTGGTGGGCGCACACCGGCGGTGGTGGGGGGAACTTCGGCATCGTCACGAAGTACTGGTTCCGATCCCCCGGCGCGACGGGGACGAACCCGTCGGACCTGCTCGTGAAGGCACCGTCCCGCGTGCTCGTGAGTGCGCTGTCGTTCCCCTGGGACCAGGTGGACGAGACCGCCTTCCGACGGCTCATGACCAACTGGAACACCTGGCACGAACGGTACAAGGACCCCGGCACGCCGGAATCGAACCTGTCGAGCCTGTTCAACCTGAACCACCGGGCACACGGCAGCCTGGGGATGTTCACCCAGATCGACGCGGATGCGCCGGACGCCGCTGGTGTGCTGCATCGGTTCATCGCTGCCATCACCGCCGGCGTCGATGTCAGCTCGGAGCCGATGACCGCTCCCAGCGGTGAGCTCCCTGCGCTCCCGGACTTCTACGAGACCAAGCAGATCTCATGGATGCAGGCAACTCGGACGGTCGGCACGAACAATCCCACCATCACGAACCCGACCAGTCGTGGCGCGCACAAGAGCGCCTACTTCAAGAAGGGGTTCACGGACCGACAGCTCGGCGTCATGTGGAAACAGATGACGCGGACCGACTTCACCAACCCGGACACGATGATGGTCGTGTTCTCCTTCGGGGGCCAAGTGAACGCCGTCGCCGAGGACGCCACCGCGAACGCGCAACGCGACACGATCTTCAAGATCTGCCTGCAGACCTTCTGGCAGGACGAGAAAGACGACGCCTTCTACCTCGGCTGGGAACGGGAGACCTTCGAGGGGCTCTTCCCGGAGACCGGTGGTGCGCCGGTTCCCGGCGATCAGATGGACGGTTGCTACATCAACTACCCCGACGTCGACATGGCGGATCCGAAGCGCAACCGGTCGGGTGTGCCGTGGTCGACCTTGTACTACAAGGGCAACTACCCGCGGCTGCAGCGCGCGAAGCGACGATGGGACCCCGCCAATCACTTCACGCACAAGCTCGGTGTCGAGCTCCCGCCGAGGAAGGACGGGAACCGATGA
- a CDS encoding acyltransferase family protein has product MTIDAPTTKRPPKLPSLTGLRFFAALLVFGFHITLSASPIPPNDPINLFADERVADTAERIFVTTGYIGVSFFFVLSGFLLAWAAKPGERMTSFWRRRLVKIFPNHLVMWVLAMVLFAASITPAHAVVLNFFLLNSYSPDGAVNVAVNPPSWTLCSELLFYMLFPLIIIGLRKIPGNRLWFWAAMMVVGMILVQIINLTVVPDSPRSALTPVSSFQFWFGYIFPPARLFEFILGSLLARIVMEHRWPAVRMWQALLACAAGYALANVVPFVWTFNVATIVPIAMLIATAASGDAAGRSTFLRSRPMQWLGDTSFGFYLCQGVVIFWVRQMMQNETFSTPVALLLIAAFFGLTILGGWALYALVEKPMMDRFARPRRKLLPAPEPAVATPTV; this is encoded by the coding sequence ATGACCATCGACGCCCCCACCACGAAGCGGCCACCGAAGCTGCCGTCGCTCACCGGTCTGCGCTTCTTCGCTGCGCTGCTGGTCTTCGGGTTCCACATCACGCTGTCCGCGTCTCCGATACCGCCGAACGATCCGATCAACCTCTTCGCGGACGAGCGGGTCGCGGACACCGCCGAGAGGATCTTCGTCACCACGGGCTACATCGGCGTCTCGTTCTTCTTCGTCCTCAGCGGGTTCCTGCTCGCGTGGGCCGCGAAGCCCGGTGAACGGATGACGTCCTTCTGGCGGCGCCGACTCGTGAAGATCTTCCCGAACCACCTGGTGATGTGGGTGCTCGCCATGGTGTTGTTCGCCGCTTCGATCACGCCCGCACACGCAGTCGTCCTGAACTTCTTCCTGCTCAACTCGTACTCGCCCGACGGCGCCGTGAACGTCGCCGTGAACCCACCGTCCTGGACACTCTGCAGCGAGTTGTTGTTCTACATGCTCTTCCCGCTCATCATCATCGGGCTGCGGAAGATCCCGGGGAACCGGTTGTGGTTCTGGGCGGCGATGATGGTCGTCGGGATGATCCTGGTGCAGATCATCAACCTGACCGTCGTGCCGGACAGCCCGAGATCCGCGCTCACCCCCGTGTCCTCGTTCCAGTTCTGGTTCGGCTACATCTTCCCGCCGGCACGCCTGTTCGAGTTCATCCTCGGATCGCTCCTCGCCCGTATCGTCATGGAGCACCGCTGGCCCGCGGTGCGCATGTGGCAGGCACTGCTCGCGTGCGCCGCTGGCTACGCGCTCGCCAACGTGGTGCCCTTCGTGTGGACGTTCAACGTGGCGACGATCGTCCCCATCGCGATGCTCATCGCGACGGCGGCCAGCGGTGACGCGGCCGGTAGGTCGACCTTCCTGCGGTCTCGGCCGATGCAGTGGCTCGGTGACACGTCGTTCGGGTTCTACCTGTGTCAGGGCGTCGTCATCTTCTGGGTCCGCCAGATGATGCAGAACGAGACCTTCTCGACGCCGGTGGCGCTGTTGCTCATCGCGGCGTTCTTCGGTCTGACGATCCTCGGCGGCTGGGCGCTCTACGCGCTCGTCGAGAAACCCATGATGGATCGGTTCGCACGGCCCCGTCGGAAGTTGCTCCCGGCGCCCGAGCCGGCAGTGGCGACGCCGACGGTGTGA
- a CDS encoding helix-turn-helix domain-containing protein has translation MNGPNELGNFLRVRRAALQPEDVGLQGYGVRRVPGLRREELAMLAGVSPTYYSRLEQGLSTNASEAVIASIARALNLNADERAHLFNLARPEHSTPKRRSAAKPDHARAGTVRLITSLASTPAVIIGKRSEVLGWNGLGHRLVAGHLDFESPERMGERPNMTRMLFLDAHTRELYTRWQEEAVRAVSSLRVLGGKSPEDTQLTALVGELTVKSPEFGTLWAKHPVENCVSGLKSFRHPEVGDFDLNFEVLTPPDDSGHRVLMYTPDAGSAAAGALELLGRGVEERVTNAAPAVR, from the coding sequence ATGAACGGTCCGAACGAACTGGGGAACTTCCTTCGCGTCCGTCGCGCCGCCCTGCAGCCCGAAGACGTCGGGCTGCAGGGCTACGGTGTGCGCCGGGTTCCGGGACTCCGCCGCGAGGAGCTCGCCATGCTCGCCGGTGTCAGCCCGACCTACTACTCGAGGCTCGAGCAGGGTCTGAGCACGAACGCGTCCGAGGCGGTGATCGCTTCGATCGCCCGTGCACTCAACCTGAATGCCGACGAGCGTGCACACCTCTTCAACCTTGCGCGTCCCGAGCACTCGACGCCGAAACGGCGATCTGCCGCGAAGCCGGACCACGCCCGGGCGGGCACCGTCCGGCTGATCACGTCGCTGGCATCGACGCCGGCGGTCATCATCGGCAAACGCAGTGAAGTACTCGGCTGGAACGGCCTCGGGCACCGCCTGGTCGCCGGGCACCTCGACTTCGAGAGCCCCGAGCGGATGGGCGAGCGGCCGAACATGACGCGCATGCTCTTCCTCGATGCCCACACCCGCGAGCTGTACACGCGGTGGCAGGAAGAAGCTGTCCGGGCGGTGTCGTCCCTCCGGGTCCTCGGCGGGAAGAGCCCCGAAGACACGCAGCTGACCGCGCTCGTCGGCGAATTGACCGTGAAGAGCCCGGAGTTCGGCACGCTGTGGGCGAAGCACCCCGTGGAGAACTGCGTGTCCGGCCTGAAGTCGTTCCGCCATCCGGAGGTCGGCGACTTCGACCTCAACTTCGAAGTGCTCACACCGCCGGACGACTCCGGCCACCGCGTCCTGATGTACACGCCGGACGCCGGATCAGCTGCAGCCGGTGCGCTCGAGCTGCTCGGACGCGGAGTGGAGGAACGGGTCACGAACGCTGCTCCGGCTGTGCGCTGA
- a CDS encoding MFS transporter, which translates to MTTKQRVALTVLLTASFTLAVDFSILNVALPTIGADVGFAIENLQWIATAFALCAAGFTLLMGRVADIAGRRRMFLIGMVLLGAGSLAGGLATTPELLLVARVAQGFATAIVVPAALALLLSAFPEGAARDKALGLNGSLMAAGFTTGAILGGLLTDLLSWRWAFLINVPVAVAVLVVAPMVLQDSRAAQRTRLDVPGAITVTLGLLALVFGLTTAAETSWIDPVVIVSFAAAVVLLIAFAFIERRASFPLVPLGVLRRSSVSWGNIAGMLAFVTETSLVFLLTLYLQKVLGYTPLAAGLSFAVLGIGTVLGGLVGPRVIGRFGNKAAIVGGFVVQGIATLTLVLISDDASSIWLVLAATFVGGVANLVVIVGFMVTATSGLPEGEQGMATGLTTMSQQVGITMGTPIMSAVFTAVALASTAPQAEAVLTGVTTAIWVNGGICIAAAIAVALFLRGRVKTA; encoded by the coding sequence ATGACGACGAAGCAGCGGGTCGCACTGACCGTGCTCCTCACCGCGAGCTTCACACTCGCCGTCGATTTCTCGATCCTCAACGTCGCACTGCCGACCATCGGGGCCGACGTGGGGTTCGCGATCGAGAACCTGCAGTGGATCGCGACGGCGTTCGCACTGTGCGCCGCCGGCTTCACCCTCCTGATGGGTCGAGTGGCCGACATCGCAGGTCGTCGCCGCATGTTCCTGATCGGGATGGTGCTGCTCGGCGCGGGCTCGTTGGCGGGCGGACTCGCGACGACTCCGGAACTCCTGCTCGTCGCCCGAGTCGCACAGGGCTTCGCCACCGCGATCGTCGTTCCCGCTGCCCTCGCGCTCCTGCTCAGCGCCTTCCCCGAAGGCGCCGCCCGGGACAAGGCGCTCGGGTTGAACGGCTCGCTGATGGCCGCCGGGTTCACCACCGGCGCGATCCTCGGCGGGCTGCTCACCGACCTGCTGTCCTGGCGATGGGCGTTCCTGATCAACGTCCCGGTCGCGGTCGCGGTGCTCGTCGTGGCACCGATGGTGCTGCAGGACAGTCGAGCCGCCCAGCGGACGCGCCTCGACGTCCCGGGCGCCATCACGGTCACGCTCGGCCTGCTCGCCCTGGTGTTCGGGCTGACCACCGCTGCTGAGACGTCCTGGATCGACCCGGTCGTGATCGTGTCGTTCGCCGCCGCAGTGGTGCTGCTCATCGCCTTCGCGTTCATCGAACGGCGTGCGTCGTTCCCCTTGGTGCCGCTCGGTGTCCTCCGGCGCTCCAGCGTGTCCTGGGGCAACATCGCCGGGATGCTCGCGTTCGTCACCGAGACCTCGTTGGTCTTCCTGCTGACGCTGTACCTGCAGAAGGTGCTCGGGTACACGCCACTGGCAGCGGGGCTGTCCTTCGCCGTGCTCGGCATCGGGACGGTCCTCGGTGGTCTCGTCGGTCCGCGGGTCATCGGCCGCTTCGGGAACAAGGCGGCCATCGTCGGGGGCTTCGTCGTCCAGGGGATCGCGACGCTCACGCTCGTGCTGATCTCCGACGACGCATCGTCGATCTGGCTGGTCCTCGCGGCCACGTTCGTCGGAGGAGTCGCGAACCTCGTCGTCATCGTCGGGTTCATGGTCACCGCGACGTCCGGGCTCCCGGAAGGCGAGCAGGGCATGGCGACGGGGCTCACGACCATGAGTCAGCAGGTCGGCATCACGATGGGCACCCCGATCATGAGCGCCGTCTTCACGGCGGTGGCCCTCGCGAGCACCGCGCCGCAGGCCGAGGCCGTGCTGACCGGCGTCACGACTGCGATCTGGGTGAACGGCGGGATCTGCATCGCCGCCGCCATCGCCGTCGCGCTCTTCCTCCGGGGGCGTGTCAAGACCGCCTGA
- a CDS encoding NADPH-dependent F420 reductase, which translates to MNRIGIIGSGAIGTAIARLAVAADLDVLIANSRGPESLQDLVAELGPRATAGTVRQAVEFGDVPVLAIPLTAYPALAPDLDAFAGRTVLSTGNYYPGRDGRIEQLDSLATTTAEYEQTLLPGTRMVKAFNNIVAHHIPNLAGSTPRTALPIAGDDEQAKAVVAEHVQLLGFDTVDAGTLAESWRFEPESGAYTGIYAASAEGFAADYLADPGAPLPAERLRELLTVSYRADVANRQF; encoded by the coding sequence ATGAACCGCATCGGCATCATCGGCAGCGGCGCCATCGGCACCGCGATCGCACGCCTGGCCGTCGCCGCCGACCTCGACGTCCTCATCGCGAACTCGCGCGGCCCCGAGTCGTTGCAGGACCTCGTCGCCGAGCTCGGCCCGCGCGCCACAGCCGGCACCGTGCGTCAGGCCGTCGAGTTCGGCGACGTGCCCGTCCTCGCGATCCCGCTCACCGCCTACCCGGCACTCGCCCCCGACCTCGACGCCTTCGCCGGGCGGACCGTGCTGTCGACGGGCAACTACTACCCCGGGCGCGACGGCCGGATCGAGCAGCTCGACAGCCTCGCGACGACCACGGCGGAGTACGAGCAGACGCTCCTGCCCGGCACGCGGATGGTCAAGGCGTTCAACAACATCGTCGCGCACCACATCCCGAACCTCGCCGGCTCCACGCCTCGCACGGCACTGCCGATCGCGGGCGACGACGAGCAGGCCAAGGCTGTGGTCGCCGAGCACGTGCAGCTGCTCGGGTTCGACACCGTGGACGCCGGGACCCTGGCCGAGTCGTGGCGCTTCGAGCCGGAGTCCGGGGCGTACACGGGGATCTACGCGGCGAGTGCCGAGGGGTTCGCGGCGGACTACCTGGCGGATCCGGGAGCGCCGTTGCCCGCGGAGCGGCTGCGGGAGCTGCTGACCGTGTCGTACCGGGCGGATGTGGCGAACCGGCAGTTCTGA
- a CDS encoding TetR/AcrR family transcriptional regulator, giving the protein MPEQTAPAGRAPRSLHSPRPARADALRNRDHILRVAERAFAEHGVTGSLDAIAKQAGVGAGTLYRHFPTREALLAELLAARDEHLVARREALRVGSADTGDALHGWLDAVTEWAGTFDGLPEPLRAAASSDSSPLALTCQGFITTTDEFLRAAQRSGRARADVRARDLFLAALATSWVRGAALADDSSYAALSALSRRGWEAPILP; this is encoded by the coding sequence ATGCCCGAGCAGACCGCTCCCGCCGGGCGCGCGCCGCGTTCACTGCACTCCCCGCGTCCCGCGCGCGCCGACGCGCTGCGGAACCGGGACCACATTCTGCGGGTCGCCGAGCGCGCGTTCGCCGAGCACGGCGTGACCGGCTCGCTCGACGCGATCGCCAAGCAGGCCGGCGTCGGCGCCGGCACCCTGTACCGGCACTTCCCCACACGTGAGGCCCTGCTCGCCGAGCTCCTCGCCGCGCGCGACGAACACCTGGTGGCCCGTCGCGAAGCGCTGCGCGTTGGCTCCGCGGACACCGGCGACGCCCTGCACGGCTGGCTCGACGCGGTCACCGAGTGGGCCGGCACGTTCGACGGGCTGCCCGAACCACTCCGCGCCGCCGCCTCGTCCGACTCGTCGCCGCTCGCCCTGACGTGCCAGGGGTTCATCACCACCACGGACGAGTTCCTCCGCGCCGCCCAGCGTTCCGGCCGTGCGCGCGCCGACGTCCGCGCGCGGGACCTGTTCCTCGCCGCGTTGGCGACCAGCTGGGTCCGGGGTGCCGCGCTGGCCGACGACTCGTCGTACGCCGCGCTCTCCGCCCTGTCGCGGCGCGGCTGGGAAGCCCCGATCCTCCCTTGA
- a CDS encoding DUF6611 family protein has protein sequence MTTALPVRTRLLDGTHLWGRYTVRPVGRTLWSSRTLVVFPPGANAGERLLLRAWHVWPAVGAVVALAALVLAVSAPAVGTTTALLVYGGGFAVLARATRALRPRVRSVTVTTFLGDGRREVHGDERLLTGSLDALSILEQALRADRIRPVDFELIWGDVWNALESPEPDHRAQRSS, from the coding sequence ATGACCACGGCGCTGCCGGTCCGCACCCGGCTGCTCGACGGCACCCACCTGTGGGGCCGGTACACGGTCCGGCCCGTCGGGCGGACCCTGTGGAGCTCGCGGACCCTCGTCGTGTTCCCGCCCGGCGCGAACGCCGGCGAGCGCCTGCTGCTGCGTGCCTGGCACGTCTGGCCGGCCGTCGGGGCGGTCGTCGCCCTCGCCGCACTGGTACTCGCCGTCTCGGCCCCCGCCGTCGGCACGACCACCGCGCTGCTCGTCTACGGCGGCGGCTTCGCGGTCCTCGCCCGCGCCACCCGCGCGCTGCGACCACGGGTGCGGTCCGTCACCGTGACGACGTTCCTGGGCGACGGCCGCCGCGAGGTCCACGGCGACGAACGCCTGCTCACCGGCTCCCTGGACGCGCTGTCGATCCTGGAGCAGGCGCTCCGAGCCGACCGCATCCGGCCCGTCGACTTCGAGCTGATCTGGGGCGACGTGTGGAACGCCCTGGAGTCCCCGGAACCGGACCACCGCGCACAGCGGTCATCCTGA